CCCCAACAAATTCGGCTTCCTGCGAGACCTGGCGGAGGTGTATGGGGAAGATTGCGACGCCAAATTGCGCCTGGGACTGGTCGACGAAGCGCGCGCCGCCGCCGAAGAATCGCGCAAGTTCATCGACGCGTTTCTGGCCCGCAACCCCGACAACGTCGCCGAGCAGCCGCTGTTGGCGCGGACCTACGAGCGGCAAGCTTTGTTGTCGCTGCGGCTCGGCCAGGCCGATGAAGCGCGGCGGCACTTCGACGATGCCCGAAAGTTGCGAGACGAGTTGCTGGCGGTCGAGCCCAAGAACCAATCGTGGCGGATGGCCCGCGCGCTGGCGCTGGCCCACTGCGGCCAGCGCGCCGAGGCGGCGAAGCTGGCGCAGGAGGTGGTCGACCAATCGCCCGGCCACGTCGGCCTGCTGTTGCAGGCGGCCCGCACCTGGGCCGTTTGCGCCGCGGAGACCAGCGAGCCCGGCGAACAGGCGGCTTATCGAAACCGCGCCGTCGAGGCGCTTCGCCAAGCGACCCAGGGCGGCTACCGCGACGCGGTGGTCGTCGAGACCGACCCCGAGCTTTCGTTGCTGGCCGACGACGCCGGCTACACCGCCATCCTGGCGGAAATCAAGGCCCGCTAGCCCGGCCACCTTACCGCGCGCCGTCCGGGCCGCTATTCTACGCTCTATGGTCCGCACGCGATTTGCTCCCAGCCCGACAGGCTATCTTCATATCGGCGGTGTCCGCACGGCCTTGTTCAACTGGCTGTTCAGCCGGCGGCACGGCGGGCAATTCCTGCTGCGCATCGACGACACCGACCAGCAGCGGAACGTCGAGGCCGCCCTGGCGCCCATCCTGCACGGCTTTCGCTGGCTGGGCATCGAGTGGGACGAAGGCCCCGAGGTCGGCGGCCCCTTTGCACCCTACTCTCAGTCGCAGCGGCTGCCTCGCTATCAAGACGCCGTGCAAAAGCTGCTGGCCGGCGGGTTCGCTTATCGCGATTATGCCACGCCCGACGAGCTGAAGGCCGAGCGCGAGCAGGCGGAGCGCGAGAAGCGGCCGTTCCTTTACAGCCGCCGCTGGATGGCCGAAAGCGAGAATCAGGCCAAAGCCTTCGAGAGCGAGGGACGCCAGGGAGTGGTGCGGCTCAAAATGCCGCGCGACGGGAAGGCGCTGGTCCGCGACCATATTCGCGGCGACGTCGAGTTCGATTGGGCCCGCGAGCAAGACCACGTGGTGCAACGGGCCGACGGCACCTGCCTCTACCATCTGGCCAGCGTCGTGGACGATTTCGATTTTCAGATCACCCATGTCATCCGGGCGGAAGAGCATCTCTCGAACACGCCGCGGCAGGTGTTCATCGCCCAGTCGCTGGGCTATCCGTTGCCCGAATATGCTCACTTGCCTTACGTCGCCGAGCCGGGCAGCAAGAACAAGCTCAGCAAGCGGAAGCTCGACAAGTATCTGAAGAACCGCGACTTTGCCCTGGTACACGAGCACGGTCTGTCGATCGCCAAAGCCCTCGGCCTCTCGACCACGGCCGACACGTTCAACCCGGTGATCGTGGATTTTTACGAGCAGGTCGGCTATTTGCCCGACGCGATCATCAATTATCTGATGTTGCTGGGCTGGTCGCTCGACGACCGCACCGAGTTCTTCACGCGGCAGCAGATGATCGACAACTTCTCACTTGAGCGGGTGACCAAATCGCCGGCCAGTTTCGATCCCAAGAAGCTGTGGGCCTTTCAGGACCACTACATGCAGCAGCTTTCAGTCGACGAGAAGGTCGAGCGGATGATGCCGTTTTTGGTCCGGGCAAAGCTGATCGCCACGGCCGACGACCCACAGGCCCGCGAGCTGCCGGCCAAGATTGTGGCGGCGACGGGCGACCGGCTGAAGGTGGTCGGCGACATTCTGGCCTACGCCGATTTCTTTTTCTTGCCAGACGACGGCTATGCGTTCGATCCCGACGCGACCGAGAAGCACCTGCGCAAGCCGGAGGTGGGCGATCGTCTGCGGCGATTTCGTGACCGGCTGGCCGCGCTCGACAC
This genomic stretch from Pirellulales bacterium harbors:
- the gltX gene encoding glutamate--tRNA ligase, translated to MVRTRFAPSPTGYLHIGGVRTALFNWLFSRRHGGQFLLRIDDTDQQRNVEAALAPILHGFRWLGIEWDEGPEVGGPFAPYSQSQRLPRYQDAVQKLLAGGFAYRDYATPDELKAEREQAEREKRPFLYSRRWMAESENQAKAFESEGRQGVVRLKMPRDGKALVRDHIRGDVEFDWAREQDHVVQRADGTCLYHLASVVDDFDFQITHVIRAEEHLSNTPRQVFIAQSLGYPLPEYAHLPYVAEPGSKNKLSKRKLDKYLKNRDFALVHEHGLSIAKALGLSTTADTFNPVIVDFYEQVGYLPDAIINYLMLLGWSLDDRTEFFTRQQMIDNFSLERVTKSPASFDPKKLWAFQDHYMQQLSVDEKVERMMPFLVRAKLIATADDPQARELPAKIVAATGDRLKVVGDILAYADFFFLPDDGYAFDPDATEKHLRKPEVGDRLRRFRDRLAALDTFDVETLEGAMHDFLESEQIKIGAVIHAVRVAVTGKAVGPGLYDCLALLGKQRSLARLDRAANAL